The following coding sequences are from one Gossypium hirsutum isolate 1008001.06 chromosome A12, Gossypium_hirsutum_v2.1, whole genome shotgun sequence window:
- the LOC107927245 gene encoding putative glutamine amidotransferase GAT1_2.1, protein MAFNNDLSVILPRVLIVSRRSVRKNKFVDFVGEYHLDLIVTYGAVPVIVPRVNGVHMLLDSFEPIHGVLLCEGEDIDPSLYEPETSGLSPEEIEEIRRLHASDTAVDKEKDSIELRLAKLCLERNIPYMGICRGSQVLNVACGGTLYQDIGKELTRKLPEDQRVVHMDYDNYDGHRHFVKVVENTPLHCWFKDSLEVGKMDILVNSYHHQGVKRLAQRFVPMAFAPDGLIEGFYDPDAYNPEEGKFIMGLQFHPERMRRPDSEEFDYPGCPSAYQEFVKAVLAYQKKLNSSTALPKQLKLNKEMEHKRKIIVRSFSLAKNLYTAGIEMNPTKQSELEAGAEFLESNTALSVQQENRLKQMGATVRNGSRYIEKLKLNEERDRLARNVMGKMSVEQLSDLMSFYHMMGQICSEVLERKLNGIVNDNAC, encoded by the exons ATGGCCTTCAACAATGATCTCTCCGTTATCCTCCCTCGTGTTCTTATCGTCTCTAGACGTAGCGTTCGCAAGAATAAGTTTGTAGATTTTGTTG GTGAATACCATCTTGATCTTATAGTCACCTATGGTGCAGTTCCGGTGATTGTGCCCCGAGTCAATGGGGTTCATATGTTATTGGATAGTTTCGAGCCAATCCACGGTGTTCTTCTTTGCGAAGGCGAAGACATCGATCCATCTTTGTACGAACCCGAAACGTCAGGGCTTTCACctgaagaaattgaagaaatcaGGAGACTGCATGCAAGTGATACAGCCGTGGATAAAGAGAAAGATTCAATAGAGTTGAGGCTAGCGAAGCTTTGCCTTGAAAGGAACATTCCTTATATGGGGATTTGCAGGGGTTCCCAGGTTCTGAATGTTGCTTGCGGCGGTACCCTTTATCAAGATATTGGCAAAGAATTGACAAGGAAATTGCCAGAAGATCAAAGGGTAGTGCACATGGATTATGATAATTATGATGGGCATAGGCATTTTGTGAAGGTGGTGGAGAACACCCCTTTGCATTGCTGGTTTAAGGATTCGTTGGAAGTAGGGAAGATGGATATTTTGGTCAACAGTTATCATCATCAGGGTGTCAAGAGATTGGCACAACGATTTGTGCCCATGGCTTTCGCACCAGATGGCTTGATTGAAGGATTCTATGACCCAGATGCCTATAATCCTGAAGAGGGTAAATTCATAATGGGACTTCAATTCCATCCAGAGAGAATGAGGCGGCCTGATTCTGAAGAATTTGATTATCCAGGATGCCCATCTGCTTATCAG GAATTTGTGAAGGCAGTACTTGCTTATCAGAAGAAACTTAATAGCTCAACAGCTTTGCCAAAGCAATTGAAGCTCAACAAAGAAATGGAACACAAAAGGAAAATCATAGTCCGAAGCTTCTCACTCGCAAAGAATCTATACACTGCAGGAATTGAGATGAATCCTACTAAACAATCTGAACTTGAAGCTGGAGCAGAATTTCTGGAG TCAAACACAGCCCTGAGCGTGCAACAAGAGAACAGGCTGAAGCAGATGGGGGCAACAGTGAGAAACGGGAGCCGTTACATTGAAAAGCTCAAGTTAAACGAAGAAAGGGACAGATTAGCAAGAAATGTAATGGGGAAAATGTCGGTTGAACAATTGTCTGATCTTATGTCATTCTACCATATGATGGGGCAGATCTGCTCTGAAGTTTTGGAAAGAAAACTAAATGGCATCGTAAATGACAATGCTT